The Drosophila nasuta strain 15112-1781.00 chromosome 2R, ASM2355853v1, whole genome shotgun sequence genome segment TTGTATTTTGTTCAAAATAATAGTACATATTTTCATATGAAGCATTGATAAgtgtaatttttgtttatgcttaaattgtaaattttgcaattgttttcttttcatttgatttattctATACAAGATAAGAGTATATAATACATTGTCAAATGAAGCCGTGTAAATTGTACCAATTGGAACATTCTAATTGGACAGGAATGTTACTTCAGCGGTCCAGCTAGATTTTGCTCAATGGTACATTTTGACAAATTTGGTACATTTCTAACGCACTAAATGCGTTCGGCAGGCGCCAGTGTCGctaaatgtaccaaatatgtGTTTGTCAACAAATAGATAGACAGAGAAGCACATAACGTGTAAAACTACTCATCTCACTCTCACGCActtgtaattgcaattaagcaaaaaacaaagcgGTTAATctcaaaatttcaaataaatatgaataaatattaataaatgtcGTGTTCTGAAGTTTTTAAGTGCCATGTCGACGGAAAGTGAGTTCCTGGAATCCTACGAGGCCATCAAGCGCTCCTACAAGGCAGCCATGCAGCAGGTGGAGCTGGCCGTTGGTCATGAGGAGACGGAATCCCAAGAGGCGGCAATTGCGGCCTACGAAGAGGCGTTGCAAATGATCGAAGCGACGTTTGGCATCTCGGTGGGATTGCCGGATGAGATCGATGCAGTGCAGACGCAATGGAACGATGCGTGTGCGCTCATCCAGAAGCTGAAGAGCGCCAAGAGCGAGGTGAGCTATCGCCTCAAAGTCCTTCGCGCCCAGCAGTCACCCATTGATGACGGCGCCGAGGAGGcaaaggaggaggaggtggagcaAACGGATGGCAAATCGCACAGCAAGGCACGGCCATTGCTTGCCGAGAATCCTTCGACATTCTACGACATAGCCAATCCCAGCGGCAGGCCAAGGACCTACAAGGAGCTGGCCGCAGGATTGCGTCAGCTGTTGGCCAGTCATGAGGCGCAGGCGCAGCTCGATGAGTTGTTTCAGGCGCAGGTGAAGCTCTACCGGATTGAGGCAAGCGGTGTGGTCACCACGGTGTCGGGCAGCACCAAAATGTCGCTCATCATGTGCACCGTGGGTGGCAAATGGAAATATCTGAGCGGGATTTACTTCATCCAATGCGATATGCCGCAGACAGAGGGGGAACAAATGATCTGGATCTATCCGCTGATACCGAATGTGTCGAATTGCTATCGCACCGAATACGGCGCCTTCATATTGCCGGACATGGAATCGGAGCAGCCAGGCAATGCCTTTGGCATAATGCTGGTGAAGCCACAGCGTCCGCTTAGCACCACAGCCGGCGAGACGGAGGAGGAGCAAATGGCCGATCTGCAGCAGTTTCTGCTCGATCTGCTCGAGGCGGTGCTGGCGGGCACTGTGGAGGAGCTGCGTTCGCCGCACACACAACGAGCTGCGGCAGCTGCCACACGATCCGAGCAGGTGTCGCAGCACATTGTGTGCGCCGCCGATTTCATAGCGCGCAATCTGGTGAAGGGTGCCGAGAAAACGGGCGGACTGATGATGCGCACCACGCCGTATCTGATCTCCAAGATGACGCCAGCTGCCCCGGATGCCCAGACTCAGGTTCCATCCTCAGTGCAAACTGGCGTTGAGGTCGCACAAAAGGTGACACATGCCGCCGCCGGGGTCACGGGCTGGATTGCTGGCAAAGTGGGCACAGCGGCAGTTGCTGTCGGTGGCTATTTGGCGCCTCATGTCCAGACCCAGGGCTCCAAGCTGTTGCAGCGTGGCTTTGGCTACGACAGCTCGCAGGCGGATAGCGCCATGGAGGGTGCCATGACCATTGCGGCGGGCGCCGTTGAGGGCGTGACCACGGTCTTCGATGGTCTCGAGACTTCTGCCAAGATCTTGGGCACCAATCTGAGCGAAAACTCCGTCAAGATCATTGAGCACAAGTGAGTTATCCATTGAAATTTCAAAGCTGATTGTGATACTAAAACTTATATCTAATATAGGCtaagaataaaattaataatatacatattttttattctgaACAAAcattactaaatattttaagtttatgCGCTGAAAGTAAagcttaaatattaattttcgttttttctgacatcatttttgattgtttttactaaataaataatactctttaaataataatcattttttagTTGTATTCTTTTCAGTTGGAGAATAatgattataatttattataatacttTTTTGAGAGAATATACTAATCATTTTTAGTTGCTAGCAATAACGTCTGTAAACTAAAATCTACTAAAATTTAATACTGAGTGTCagtatttaaagtttattcaGTTTTTAAAAATGGTTTAGTATCTTTAACTAATaatcacatatatatatcataattgtaatttttaaaacacCACTTAAAATGAGTAATGGATAATTTATCTTTCAGATACGGCGCCTCGGCTGGGAATTTAGCCTGCGGTACTTTTGATACAGTGGGAAATGCTTTTGTCATCAGTCAGAATGTCAACTATATTACACCAAAGGGATTGGCCAAGAAGTTGGTGAAGAAAACGGGTGAAGCGGTTATCACCGACCATAAGCGGGACTTGCGTAAACCAGAATCTCATTACATCAATGCAGGGGCACTTTATCCGGATTTGAGAGCACTCAAAGAGGAATAAATTGAAAGACATTAAAGATATTAGTTGAAAACATTCGATATTATCTCCAAATAATCGTTGATATTTATATGTAATCTCAATTAGACAATACACTTTATAATTATATCGCTTTTATATGCTTTAGTTTAATAAACTCATAATATGAAATACTGTTTTAccaattgttatttttgaattcgGCGCCAAAGCTCGCAAAACAAACTTGCGATCAGCTGTTTGCCTCCTATGTTAACTTAACAGGTTGAGAGAGCGAACGTTAATGCTAACCACCTGCATGTTAGCTAACAGTTCGTATGAGTAACAGCCATGTTAACAGCAAAGAGAATGCAAATGTTTATGTTATGTGACTGTTAGGCAGCCACTTTACAGCTTTCTGCTCAACcgttttgttattgtaaaaTTTGTTGTCGAAGCGTGCGGTCGGTTCGTCGGTTGTGCGGTCTACGATgttttaacaaacaaaatatatacaaaaaagaagTGTCGATATCGAAATATGTATTGTTGATATACCCAACGAATGAAACAAAACATGTGTCTACGCCAATAAATGTAAgaaagaaaagttttaaatgtaattttggAAAAGTAACGCCAAATTTGGCGCTTTTACATAGCCGGGCAAAAAACAACTTGAATTGCGACGAcgacaatttgtttattactaTTTTTGCCGTGCTCGTTTCGTTATAAAACACATtcacataaattataatacaaaataataaaacacacCTGTGCATTGGGCAAAGAAAATTTTTCGTGAATTTAGCGCGCATCGTTCTCGGCTGCTGTGTGTCTATGTATGCGTGCCAGtgtgtatgaatgtgtgtttttgtatgtatgagtGCATGCGTGCGTGCCTTTGGATGACTGCggatgtgtgcgtgtgcatgatgtgtgtgtgtgaatctTTTAGTTGAGCTCGGTGCAATTTTACACACGTCTCGCTGAAATGAAAACGTTGCCCATTTCAAGTgaataataatacgaaaaaatACGTATATATACAACACAATATGTTTGTGCTTCTTAAGTTACATAGCTCTTCGTTCACATCTAATACCagtttagaaaaataaaacaacaacaagttaaggcaaaggcagcaacagcaacagccataaatggtcaacaacaacaacaattctaATCGCAGAGAGACACACATATACACGGTTAAAacgtgtttgtttgtgttccACTCAgtccgttgctgttgctcttctgtatgtgtgtgtgtctgttgtaCACACATTTTCTAATACATCtcattctatttttttgttatacatGCATAGAGcgcgagcaacaacaataacaagcaaacaaatcaaattcagACTGGAAACGCGTGATCTTAAAATacgtaaattttttttgtttataacgCACAACGAAAACGAATTGGACTAAAACTGCAACAACAGTTTGCCgcatcagcagcaaaaacaacaacaagaccaacaacaacaacaattgctaggcgattttcatatttgcatggtgagtttttttttcttgcgaAAATGTGGCAACCCTTTGCGATCGTTGTCCAATTGGATTCTATTACTCACATATTGAAAATAGAGTTGAtgttatttattgcaaatgtaaataatacacaaaataatagCAATGAGAATTACTATTAATCCAATGAGAGCAGCtatcaataaaccaaaatCCTTTCCTTCTTCGTTGCCTTCGGTTGTTGCTCTATCCCAAAATGGAATTGTAGAGATATCATATTTTCCCATTTCCTAGTTGATTGATGTTTGATTATTTGCTGCAACTGTAGCAACAACAGATCAGCACAATAAGCACGATCAGTGATAATATGGCCAAGAATAAGTTATCCTCTTGTTCGCCTGGATGCGGAGTTACGTCGTCTGGCGACTGCGTTGATAATTCAGGAGTTACGTACATAAGAtcgttttacttttttttgttttcgttataTGATTTACAGCTGAGAAACGACTTTAGCttgctttgttgttttcgctttttcgAATAATCAATTTTCTATTACAAATCATTTTCACTTTGAATGTCAGCGATAATAACCATTTCGTCTCTCGTCTTTCGGGGTAATAACATTTAGGCGCttaaatgattattttatttttatttttttgatatcATCATCCACCGTTCGGTGTTCGGCCAACAGGTTTTTAGCTAATAAGGTAATGGCAAAATACTgcagaaagaaacaaaaaaacgaaaaaaacggCTAAATTATAATCGAGAAAgatgaagcaaaaaaaaaaatccatcATTGGAAAGttgatttgattgcaattgCCTGGAATGCAGCTGTGGCAGGGTTGCCGCCTAGTTGTGCGCCAGGGCGACGcatatttgctgttgtttttgttgttgtttcttttgtgtgtattGCAAATACAACTTGTCTAATATTACAAGTCAAATGCTTCATGCttcatttgctttttggtGCTGGCAACTTTCGCATTGTCAACACTCAATAACTAAGGGCGTCGATCTGTGGAGAAAGGCAGCTATATAGAGATGGGCGATAGGGTTACACCCACAGTGCAAATTGAATGCATAGAAAATTGGATATCTATTGCAGTGGTTAATATTTGCATATCTAATTCGATAATGATTTAAACtccaaatataatttgtacatttcatttgcaatatGTACACACTGTTTAGCAAGCTCAAAGTTGCTGGTATTTTTCATAACTttgataaaattaaattaaattaatttaagcaaattacttatttatatttacattattatcaAAGCTAATATAAACTTATGTAATTCGCTTTTAGTTTAGTTCTTAGAACTTCAAATGTAATTTGTACTTTTAGTTTGCGGTGTGTACACACTGTTTAGCAGCCATTACAGCTACTGGACTTTAGTTCTTTCAATTAGTTTTGCTGCCTTTTTCTTTCCACCCACAACAGCGGCCACCATAATAAATCGCTCCGACTCTCGACTGCAGTTGACAGCTGACAGTTGGCAACGTTTTATGCTTTTTAACTCTTTGGCAGTTGGCAACGCTGTCTTTGAGACTTTGTGGAGAAGGGTGACAACAAGGGACCCACCGCATTACACAATTatccaaaagcaaaaaaaaacagttgaaTTTTTGCACCACACATGAAAATCAATTCACTTTTTTTCCCCTTTTCCCATTTCTCTCACGCGTCTTTccaactgttgctgtttctatctctatttcttgttatttttctttagtCAGAGGCATTTTAGTTTTCCgttgtcttttgttttatttattgttgttgattttcttttgttgttgttgttattgttgttgcttcccatctttatatttttgcgcGGCCCGTGCGTCAATTTATGTGGAGGTTTTCCATAGCTACGAGGCGGAAGCCGCTTCTTaatgat includes the following:
- the LOC132786008 gene encoding protein spartin isoform X1 — protein: MAQELYQEFLSAMSTESEFLESYEAIKRSYKAAMQQVELAVGHEETESQEAAIAAYEEALQMIEATFGISVGLPDEIDAVQTQWNDACALIQKLKSAKSEVSYRLKVLRAQQSPIDDGAEEAKEEEVEQTDGKSHSKARPLLAENPSTFYDIANPSGRPRTYKELAAGLRQLLASHEAQAQLDELFQAQVKLYRIEASGVVTTVSGSTKMSLIMCTVGGKWKYLSGIYFIQCDMPQTEGEQMIWIYPLIPNVSNCYRTEYGAFILPDMESEQPGNAFGIMLVKPQRPLSTTAGETEEEQMADLQQFLLDLLEAVLAGTVEELRSPHTQRAAAAATRSEQVSQHIVCAADFIARNLVKGAEKTGGLMMRTTPYLISKMTPAAPDAQTQVPSSVQTGVEVAQKVTHAAAGVTGWIAGKVGTAAVAVGGYLAPHVQTQGSKLLQRGFGYDSSQADSAMEGAMTIAAGAVEGVTTVFDGLETSAKILGTNLSENSVKIIEHKYGASAGNLACGTFDTVGNAFVISQNVNYITPKGLAKKLVKKTGEAVITDHKRDLRKPESHYINAGALYPDLRALKEE
- the LOC132786008 gene encoding protein spartin isoform X2 gives rise to the protein MSTESEFLESYEAIKRSYKAAMQQVELAVGHEETESQEAAIAAYEEALQMIEATFGISVGLPDEIDAVQTQWNDACALIQKLKSAKSEVSYRLKVLRAQQSPIDDGAEEAKEEEVEQTDGKSHSKARPLLAENPSTFYDIANPSGRPRTYKELAAGLRQLLASHEAQAQLDELFQAQVKLYRIEASGVVTTVSGSTKMSLIMCTVGGKWKYLSGIYFIQCDMPQTEGEQMIWIYPLIPNVSNCYRTEYGAFILPDMESEQPGNAFGIMLVKPQRPLSTTAGETEEEQMADLQQFLLDLLEAVLAGTVEELRSPHTQRAAAAATRSEQVSQHIVCAADFIARNLVKGAEKTGGLMMRTTPYLISKMTPAAPDAQTQVPSSVQTGVEVAQKVTHAAAGVTGWIAGKVGTAAVAVGGYLAPHVQTQGSKLLQRGFGYDSSQADSAMEGAMTIAAGAVEGVTTVFDGLETSAKILGTNLSENSVKIIEHKYGASAGNLACGTFDTVGNAFVISQNVNYITPKGLAKKLVKKTGEAVITDHKRDLRKPESHYINAGALYPDLRALKEE